From the genome of Glycine max cultivar Williams 82 chromosome 2, Glycine_max_v4.0, whole genome shotgun sequence, one region includes:
- the LOC100818351 gene encoding F-box protein At4g22280, with translation MAPKHDLAYTKPGSAVEVSIDDDGFSGSWFSATIVSSWAIDRFLVKYHNLVENELSHTPLQEVVCLHQLRPLPPPEKHRDFKSGDKVDAFHNDGWWEGHITGKLGNGRFRVYFRDTEENMVFSKKQLRTHCKWINHNWVFPTTDHKVSVSGKETEGKKRRRDERDRISELPDCILMHIMSFLDTKDAVQTCILSKRWKDLCKCLTDLTFRSPFRCKCKKYFRKFVSWVLSSRNDSCSLLNVDINNSCIETEELDRVIKYVMFHNVQKLTMYIGLSSRPNLDSLPLVFCSKSLTSLKLCLMHDPSSRIVLPKSLHLPALTSLHLQCVNFTAIDNDCAEPFSNCHLLNTLFLWNCEMHDNAKVLRISNSTLSHLKITSYISFLTTQAFQIALSTPNLSSFTIIGFAPHQLSSSCNLAFLGSVYIGVWFVSSSTFIRCLQVLANVKILKLSWETLQMILYDLSNSNSTMPQPPCFVRLESLHVEKESCQRSDGEINNVVEYLLQNSPKARVDIISA, from the exons ATGGCGCCTAAACATGACTTAGCCTACACGAAACCAGGTTCCGCCGTGGAAGTGAGCATCGACGACGATGGCTTCAGCGGGTCATGGTTTTCCGCCACCATTGTCAGCAGCTGGGCCATCGACAGGTTTTTGGTCAAGTACCATAACCTCGTTGAGAATGAACTAAGTCACACGCCGCTGCAAGAAGTTGTCTGTCTCCACCAGCTCCGGCCACTGCCCCCGCCGGAAAAACATCGGGACTTCAAGTCCGGCGATAAGGTGGACGCATTTCACAACGACGGCTGGTGGGAGGGTCACATCACGGGAAAATTAGGGAATGGAAGGTTTCGTGTGTATTTCAGGGACACGGAGGAGAACATGGTCTTTTCCAAGAAGCAGCTCAGGACACACTGCAAGTGGATCAATCACAATTGGGTTTTCCCAACTACAGATCACAAG GTATCGGTAAGTGGTAAAGAAACAGAGGGGAAGAAACGGAGGCGAGACGAGAGGGACAGAATCAGTGAGTTGCCAGACTGCATTCTGATGCATATAATGAGTTTCTTGGACACAAAAGATGCTGTTCAAACTTGTATTTTGTCTAAACGATGGAAAGACCTCTGCAAATGTCTCACTGATCTCACATTCCGCTCCCCGTTTAGATGCAAATGCAAGAAGTATTTTAGGAAATTTGTGTCTTGGGTTTTGTCTAGTCGAAATGACTCTTGTTCCCTACTTAATGTTGATATTAACAACAGCTGTATTGAGACTGAAGAGTTAGATAGGGTCATCAAATATGTTATGTTTCACAATGTCCAGAAGTTGACAATGTATATAGGTTTAAGCAGCAGACCCAATTTGGATTCCCTCCCTTTGGTCTTTTGCAGCAAGTCTTTGACTTCCCTTAAGCTTTGCCTTATGCATGATCCCTCTTCTAGAATAGTACTTCCTAAATCTCTGCACTTGCCTGCATTGACAAGTCTTCATCTTCAATGTGTCAATTTTACAGCAATTGACAATGACTGTGCTGAACCCTTTTCAAACTGTCACTTGTTAAATACTTTATTCCTATGGAATTGTGAAATGCATGACAATGCAAAAGTTCTCCGTATATCTAATTCTACCCTTTCCCATTTGAAAATAACCAGTTACATAAGTTTTCTTACAACACAAGCTTTCCAAATTGCACTTTCTACACCAAATCTTAGTTCTTTCACTATCATTGGTTTTGCTCCTCACCAACTCTCTTCCTCGTGCAATCTTGCTTTTCTTGGATCAGTGTATATTGGTGTGTGGTTTGTCTCAAGTTCAACCTTCATAAGATGCCTGCAAGTGCTAGCCAatgttaagatattgaagctaAGTTGGGAAACGCTTCAAATGATACTATAT GATCTCTCAAATTCCAATTCAACAATGCCTCAACCCCCTTGCTTTGTTAGATTGGAGTCGTTGCATGTGGAAAAAGAATCATGCCAACGATCTGATGGAGAAATAAACAATGTGGTGGAGTACTTGCTTCAAAACTCTCCAAAGGCTAGAGTTGATATCATAAGTGCTTAA
- the LOC100305992 gene encoding chlorophyll a-b binding protein 6, chloroplastic-like, with protein MAANTLMSTAISAFPSLLSSSKSRFATAVPLSSFGVTNASSSRFSMSADWMPGQPRPPYLDGSAPGDFGFDPLRLGEVPENLERFKESELIHCRWAMLAVPGILVPEALGLGNWVKAQEWAAVPGGQATYLGNPVPWGTLPTILAIEFLAISFVEHQRSMEKDPEKKKYPGGAFDPLGYSKDPKTFHEYKVKELKNGRLALLAFVGFCVQQSAYPGTGPLENLAAHLADPWHNNIGNIIIPQSILP; from the exons ATGGCTGCCAACACATTGATGAGTACTGCTATCTCAGCCTTCCCATCTCTCCTTTCTTCCTCAAAATCCAGATTTGCCACCGCAGTTCCTCTTTCTAGCTTTGGTGTCACCAATGCCTCTTCTTCTCGCTTTTCTATGAGTGCTGACTGGATGCCAGGCCAGCCTAGACCTCCTTACCTTGATGGTTCAGCACCTGG TGACTTTGGATTCGACCCTCTTCGTCTTGGTGAAGTACCAGAGAATCTTGAGAGGTTCAAAGAGTCAGAACTCATTCACTGCAGATGGGCCATGCTTGCTGTT CCAGGGATTTTGGTTCCAGAGGCATTGGGCTTAGGCAACTGGGTAAAGGCTCAGGAATGGGCAGCAGTTCCTGGGGGCCAAGCAACCTACCTAGGCAATCCAGTTCCATGGGGCACCCTACCCACCATTCTGGCCATTGAATTCCTTGCTATTTCCTTTGTGGAGCACCAAAGGAGCATGGAGAAGGACCCAGAGAAGAAGAAATACCCTGGTGGTGCTTTTGATCCTTTGGGATACTCTAAGGACCCTAAAACATTCCATGAATACAAAGTCAAAGAACTTAAGAATG GACGTCTTGCTTTGTTGGCTTTTGTGGGATTCTGTGTTCAACAATCAGCTTATCCCGGCACTGGACCTTTGGAGAACTTGGCTGCTCACTTGGCTGACCCATGGCACAACAACATTGGAAACATCATTATTCCACAATCGATTTtgccttga